In Caballeronia insecticola, one DNA window encodes the following:
- a CDS encoding methanol/ethanol family PQQ-dependent dehydrogenase: protein MNLRTLVLGLAVVATAGLNSYVAQADSQLDSLIKNPSNWAAQAGDYSNHRYSTLKQINENNVGKLQVAWTMSTGVLRGHEGSPLVIGDTMYIHSPFPNKVIAINLKDQTFIWQYQPKQDQQVISVMCCDTVNRGLAYGDGKIFLQQADTKLVALDAKTGDVVWTAQNGDPKKGETNTNAPHVFGDKVLTGISGGEFGVRGRLVAYNIKDGKEVWKAYSVGPDSEMLMDPQTTMTWADGKMVPVGADSSLKSWQGDQWKYGGGTTWGWYAWDPKLNLIYYGTGNPGTWNPTQRPGDNKWSMTIFARDLNTGKAKWAYQMTPHDEWDYDGVNEMILSDLNIGGKKVPAIVHFDRNGFGYTLNRETGELLVAQKYDPAVNWADSVDLKSGLPIRNASYSTQKAGPDHNVKNICPAALGSKDQQPAAFDPGSSLFLVPTNHVCMDYEPFQVDYVSGQPFVGATLSMYPGPNEKGAMGNFIAWDAAKGKIVWSKPEKFSVWSGALATAGGVVFYGTLEGYIKAVRIKDGKELWKFKTPSGIIGNVFTYQYQGKQFIGVYSGIGGWAGIGMAAGLEKSTEGLGAVGGYKDLAKYTALGGTLFVFAIPGG from the coding sequence ATGAACTTACGCACCCTGGTTCTTGGACTGGCGGTGGTCGCGACAGCGGGCCTGAATTCTTACGTCGCTCAGGCCGACTCGCAGCTCGACAGCCTGATCAAGAATCCCTCGAACTGGGCGGCGCAAGCGGGCGATTATTCGAATCACCGCTATAGCACGCTCAAGCAAATCAACGAAAACAACGTCGGCAAGCTACAGGTTGCCTGGACCATGTCGACTGGTGTGCTGCGCGGCCATGAGGGTTCGCCGCTCGTCATCGGCGACACGATGTATATCCACTCGCCGTTTCCCAACAAGGTTATCGCCATCAACCTGAAGGATCAGACCTTCATCTGGCAATACCAGCCCAAGCAGGATCAGCAAGTCATCTCGGTGATGTGCTGCGACACGGTCAACCGCGGTCTCGCTTATGGCGACGGCAAGATCTTCCTCCAGCAAGCCGATACCAAACTCGTCGCGCTCGACGCTAAAACCGGCGACGTCGTATGGACCGCGCAGAACGGCGATCCGAAGAAGGGCGAAACCAACACCAACGCGCCGCACGTATTCGGCGACAAGGTGCTGACCGGCATCTCGGGCGGTGAGTTCGGCGTGCGCGGACGTCTCGTCGCATACAACATCAAGGACGGCAAGGAAGTCTGGAAGGCCTATAGCGTCGGCCCCGACAGCGAAATGCTGATGGACCCGCAAACGACGATGACCTGGGCGGACGGCAAGATGGTGCCGGTCGGCGCGGACTCGTCGCTCAAGAGCTGGCAGGGCGATCAGTGGAAGTACGGCGGCGGCACGACGTGGGGATGGTACGCATGGGATCCGAAGTTGAATCTCATCTACTACGGCACGGGCAACCCCGGAACATGGAACCCGACGCAACGTCCCGGCGACAACAAGTGGTCGATGACGATCTTCGCTCGCGATCTGAACACCGGCAAAGCGAAGTGGGCTTATCAGATGACGCCTCACGACGAGTGGGACTATGACGGCGTCAACGAGATGATCCTGTCGGACCTGAACATCGGCGGCAAGAAAGTGCCCGCGATCGTTCACTTCGACCGCAACGGCTTCGGCTACACGCTGAATCGCGAAACGGGCGAACTGCTCGTCGCGCAGAAGTACGACCCGGCGGTGAACTGGGCCGACAGCGTCGATCTGAAGAGCGGCCTGCCGATTCGTAACGCGAGCTACTCGACGCAAAAGGCCGGTCCCGATCACAACGTGAAGAACATCTGCCCCGCGGCGCTCGGCTCGAAGGATCAGCAGCCGGCAGCGTTCGATCCGGGTTCGAGCCTGTTCCTCGTGCCGACGAATCACGTCTGCATGGATTACGAGCCGTTCCAGGTCGATTACGTGTCGGGTCAGCCGTTCGTCGGCGCAACGCTCTCGATGTATCCGGGCCCGAACGAGAAGGGCGCGATGGGCAACTTCATCGCATGGGATGCGGCCAAGGGCAAGATCGTGTGGTCCAAGCCGGAGAAGTTCTCGGTGTGGTCGGGCGCGCTCGCCACGGCCGGCGGCGTGGTCTTCTACGGCACGCTCGAAGGCTACATCAAGGCAGTGCGCATCAAGGACGGCAAGGAGCTGTGGAAGTTCAAGACGCCGTCCGGGATTATCGGCAACGTGTTCACTTATCAATACCAGGGCAAGCAGTTCATCGGCGTGTATTCGGGCATTGGCGGCTGGGCCGGCATCGGCATGGCAGCGGGTCTCGAGAAGTCGACGGAAGGCCTGGGCGCGGTCGGTGGCTACAAGGACCTCGCTAAGTACACGGCCCTCGGCGGCACGCTTTTCGTGTTCGCGATTCCGGGTGGTTGA
- a CDS encoding c-type cytochrome, whose translation MKGRSLLLLSMALAASSASFAQTAPSSGQMKPVAYKVVDGNKVDSDTLQGWKTWRALACERCHGAKQEGMVGPSLIDAFKSLDKNEFHRTVFGGRVDKGMPDFSTSQMMQKNWENLYAYLKGRSDGKINPGDLQAIDAK comes from the coding sequence ATGAAAGGCCGATCACTCTTGCTGCTGTCGATGGCGCTCGCTGCGTCTTCCGCTTCATTTGCCCAGACGGCGCCGAGTTCGGGACAGATGAAGCCGGTCGCGTATAAGGTCGTCGACGGCAACAAGGTAGACAGCGACACGCTGCAAGGCTGGAAGACATGGCGCGCGCTTGCGTGCGAACGTTGTCACGGGGCGAAGCAGGAAGGTATGGTCGGCCCGTCGCTGATCGACGCTTTCAAGTCGCTGGACAAGAACGAATTTCATCGCACTGTGTTTGGCGGACGCGTGGACAAGGGCATGCCCGATTTCAGCACGAGCCAGATGATGCAGAAGAACTGGGAGAACCTCTATGCCTATCTCAAGGGGCGCTCCGACGGCAAGATCAATCCCGGCGACTTGCAGGCGATCGATGCAAAATAA
- a CDS encoding substrate-binding domain-containing protein gives MSDRHVSRAASFRFAVALCAALATFSAQQAVAQGAAAPPPNLPNNDGADGVLRVCADPNNMPLSNQKGEGFENKIANQMASDFGYKIEYTYWPQRMGFVRNTLRDKVPQTERFKCDLIIGVPKGYELTATTRPYLHSTYAMVFPNKPEYASIKTPSDLMSLPPDQLKKMKLGIFVKSPAVDWLLSHDLINQAVSYQGQSGDPEAFPGAMIEQDLVKGNVDAAFVWGPIAGYFVNRSDNKVRLVPFPAGQPIRFDYEISMGVRYGEKAWRDKVDNWIASNQPKIDEILTSYQVPLLPLQPVAAQ, from the coding sequence ATGTCTGATCGTCATGTAAGCCGCGCCGCTTCGTTTCGATTCGCAGTTGCACTGTGCGCGGCGCTCGCAACGTTCTCGGCGCAACAGGCCGTAGCGCAAGGTGCGGCCGCGCCGCCGCCCAACCTGCCCAACAACGATGGCGCGGACGGCGTGCTGCGCGTATGCGCGGACCCCAACAACATGCCGCTCTCGAACCAGAAGGGCGAGGGCTTCGAGAACAAGATCGCGAACCAGATGGCGAGCGATTTCGGCTACAAGATCGAATACACGTACTGGCCGCAACGCATGGGCTTCGTGCGTAATACCTTGCGCGATAAAGTCCCGCAGACCGAACGCTTCAAGTGCGATCTGATTATCGGCGTGCCCAAAGGTTATGAACTCACCGCGACCACGCGGCCATATCTGCATTCCACCTACGCGATGGTGTTCCCGAACAAGCCCGAATACGCGAGCATCAAGACGCCTTCGGACCTGATGAGCCTGCCGCCCGATCAGTTGAAGAAGATGAAGCTCGGCATCTTCGTGAAGAGTCCGGCAGTGGACTGGCTGCTCAGTCATGACCTGATCAATCAGGCGGTTTCATATCAAGGACAGAGCGGCGATCCGGAAGCGTTTCCGGGCGCGATGATCGAGCAGGATCTGGTCAAGGGCAACGTCGATGCGGCTTTCGTATGGGGGCCGATCGCGGGCTATTTCGTCAATCGCTCAGACAACAAGGTTCGCCTCGTGCCGTTCCCGGCCGGGCAGCCGATCCGCTTCGACTATGAAATCTCGATGGGCGTGCGCTATGGCGAGAAGGCGTGGCGCGACAAGGTCGATAACTGGATCGCATCGAATCAGCCGAAGATCGACGAGATACTGACCAGCTATCAGGTTCCGTTGCTGCCGTTGCAGCCGGTGGCCGCGCAATGA
- a CDS encoding LysR family transcriptional regulator — protein MNFIRSLTLRQLQIFVIASRCPSFARAAEELHLTQPAVSMQIRQLEEAIGLPLFERVARRLALTEAGERLSHHASRILGEIKDAEDAMMSLTQADSGSIAVSIVSSATYFAPKLLALYSQQYPKVDVHFSVGNRETLLRLLQDNATDLAIMGRPPPELGTTAEPLAYHPHVIVAPLSHPLRHAHGFDLQELAGDTFLLREPGSGTRMVAEHVFRQNLFVPARSVTLGSNETIKQAVMAGMGVSLISLHTLGLELRTGEIAVLEVNGTPVERTWQLVHARSKQLSPTCLAFRRFLLEHAEPFLEREFAPFGLRRPRRLAEADGTR, from the coding sequence GTGAACTTCATCCGTTCCCTGACGCTGCGCCAGTTGCAGATCTTCGTGATCGCGAGCCGCTGTCCGAGCTTTGCGCGCGCCGCCGAGGAACTGCATCTCACGCAGCCCGCGGTATCGATGCAAATCCGTCAGCTGGAAGAAGCCATCGGTCTGCCGTTGTTCGAACGGGTTGCGCGCCGTCTTGCGCTCACTGAAGCCGGCGAACGGCTATCGCATCATGCGAGTCGGATTCTCGGCGAGATCAAGGATGCCGAAGACGCGATGATGTCGCTCACGCAAGCCGACAGCGGCTCGATTGCGGTGAGCATCGTCAGTTCGGCAACGTACTTCGCACCGAAGCTGCTCGCGCTCTACTCGCAGCAGTATCCGAAAGTCGATGTGCATTTTTCCGTGGGCAATCGCGAGACGCTTTTGCGCCTGTTGCAGGACAACGCGACCGATCTCGCGATCATGGGGCGTCCGCCGCCTGAACTCGGCACAACGGCAGAGCCGCTCGCCTATCACCCGCATGTGATCGTCGCGCCGTTGTCGCATCCGCTGCGTCATGCGCACGGCTTCGACTTGCAGGAACTGGCGGGCGATACCTTTCTGCTGCGCGAGCCCGGCTCCGGCACGCGTATGGTCGCTGAACACGTCTTTCGCCAGAACCTCTTCGTGCCCGCGCGCAGCGTCACGCTTGGCAGCAACGAGACCATCAAGCAAGCCGTGATGGCGGGCATGGGCGTGAGCCTCATCTCGTTGCATACGCTCGGGCTTGAATTGCGTACCGGCGAGATCGCCGTGCTCGAAGTGAACGGCACGCCTGTCGAACGCACATGGCAACTCGTGCATGCGCGCTCGAAGCAGCTTTCGCCGACCTGTCTCGCGTTTCGACGCTTCCTGCTCGAACACGCCGAGCCGTTTCTCGAACGTGAATTCGCACCGTTCGGCCTGCGCCGGCCCAGACGGCTCGCCGAAGCGGACGGCACGCGATGA
- a CDS encoding quinoprotein relay system zinc metallohydrolase 2, with translation MNLAAAWRRIAFVILIASATIARAENALTVQQIAPGNYAHRGHDDVATPANGGDIANVGFIVGTRCVAVIDTGGTLAEGRALRTAIRAVTPLPVCYVINTHMHPDHIFGNAAFKDDHPQFVGSVRLAQAEAARADNYMRALNRELGAAAKGSEIIPPTRTIDGIGTLDLGGRTLTLRTWKTAHTNNDLTVYDEKSATLWTGDLLFVGCIPVVDGSVVGWLDDIARIRQMNPRHVVPGHGPLDPPWPQSLDAEARYLADLARDVRAAIKKGETIQQAVDSIGVDDGQKWLLFDIYHRRNVTAAYAELEWEQ, from the coding sequence ATGAATCTCGCAGCAGCATGGCGGCGGATTGCGTTCGTCATACTGATTGCATCTGCAACTATCGCGCGCGCGGAAAACGCGCTGACGGTTCAGCAGATCGCGCCGGGCAACTATGCGCATCGCGGCCACGACGATGTCGCGACACCCGCGAATGGCGGCGATATCGCGAATGTCGGCTTTATCGTGGGGACGCGCTGCGTGGCCGTGATCGACACAGGCGGCACGCTGGCGGAAGGCCGCGCCTTGCGCACCGCAATACGCGCGGTCACGCCGTTGCCGGTGTGTTATGTCATCAACACGCACATGCATCCGGATCATATCTTCGGCAATGCGGCGTTCAAGGACGATCATCCGCAGTTCGTCGGCAGCGTGAGGCTCGCGCAGGCGGAAGCGGCGCGCGCCGACAACTATATGCGCGCGCTGAATCGCGAACTCGGTGCGGCCGCGAAAGGCAGCGAAATCATCCCGCCGACGCGCACCATCGACGGAATCGGCACGCTCGATCTCGGCGGCCGGACGCTTACGTTGCGCACCTGGAAAACGGCGCATACGAACAACGATTTAACGGTATACGATGAGAAGAGCGCCACGTTGTGGACCGGCGATCTGCTTTTTGTCGGCTGTATTCCGGTCGTGGATGGCAGCGTCGTCGGCTGGCTCGACGATATCGCGCGCATTCGACAGATGAATCCGCGTCATGTCGTGCCGGGACACGGTCCGCTCGATCCGCCGTGGCCGCAATCGCTCGACGCAGAAGCGCGTTATCTCGCCGATCTGGCGCGCGACGTGCGTGCGGCAATCAAGAAGGGCGAGACGATTCAGCAGGCCGTCGACAGCATCGGCGTGGATGACGGGCAGAAATGGCTTCTCTTCGACATCTATCACCGTCGCAACGTGACGGCCGCGTATGCGGAACTGGAGTGGGAGCAGTAG
- a CDS encoding quinoprotein dehydrogenase-associated SoxYZ-like carrier, with the protein MNTAWSNIRGMALASLLATALAPYVAQAAQPDDDPAKNPRWLDFKEGTFKGRTIDPHGDAVIKLDAPARAADASVVPIAINAQFPQSSAHYIKKVYLFIDENPEPYAGSFEFSPESGLATIETRVRVEDYTFMRVVAETNDGHLYSAIRFVKASGGCSAPADKDEDAAERSAGQVRLQTDGQAVSGKPELAQVMVRHPNRTGMAMNQVTRNYATAYFIRKIEVTYADKPVMIANVNFSISENPNFRFYFVPSGSGELKAHIEDTKNKRFDGAVAVDARPGAQTSAMK; encoded by the coding sequence ATGAACACAGCATGGTCCAACATTCGCGGGATGGCGCTCGCGAGCCTCTTGGCCACGGCGCTCGCGCCCTATGTTGCGCAAGCGGCGCAGCCCGACGACGACCCGGCCAAAAATCCGCGCTGGCTCGACTTCAAGGAAGGCACGTTCAAGGGACGCACGATCGATCCGCACGGCGATGCGGTCATCAAGCTCGATGCACCCGCGCGCGCCGCCGACGCCTCCGTCGTGCCCATCGCGATCAATGCGCAGTTTCCGCAAAGCAGCGCGCATTACATCAAGAAGGTTTATCTCTTCATCGACGAGAATCCCGAGCCTTATGCAGGCTCGTTCGAGTTCTCGCCGGAGTCGGGACTTGCGACCATCGAGACACGCGTGCGGGTGGAGGACTACACCTTCATGCGCGTGGTTGCGGAAACGAACGACGGACACCTGTATAGCGCGATTCGTTTCGTGAAGGCATCGGGCGGCTGCTCCGCGCCCGCCGACAAGGACGAAGACGCGGCCGAGCGTTCGGCCGGGCAAGTGCGCCTGCAAACGGACGGTCAGGCAGTAAGCGGCAAGCCCGAACTCGCGCAGGTGATGGTGCGCCACCCGAACCGCACCGGCATGGCGATGAATCAGGTCACGCGCAATTATGCGACCGCCTACTTCATCCGCAAGATCGAAGTGACTTACGCCGACAAGCCGGTGATGATCGCGAACGTCAACTTTTCGATCAGCGAGAACCCGAACTTCCGCTTCTACTTCGTCCCGAGCGGCAGCGGTGAACTGAAGGCGCATATCGAGGACACGAAGAACAAGCGCTTCGATGGCGCGGTGGCGGTCGACGCGCGGCCCGGCGCGCAGACATCGGCGATGAAATGA
- a CDS encoding MBL fold metallo-hydrolase translates to MTRGCLRALLCVLLLAASGFAHAVLSGMPAPVAIAPGVYALIGDNDAVAPANHGIVANNGFIVGTDGVTVIDTGSSYRYGRAMIEAIRKVTPLPVKLVIITHQAPEFVFGAAAFRDEGVPILAHARAAQLIRERCSICLANLRKTLGEDEMAGSRVTVPDQTINGTTEIESGGRKLQLLHFGPASTPGDLAILDTQTGVLFAGGLVSNGRIPELRNEQISGWLAALENLRALDLKTVVPGFGAPLRGEDIMQTGVYLRELDASVKRAYKNGLGLTEAMHTVQVPAFTNYKIYSIAQPQNVQRIYLQLEKQ, encoded by the coding sequence ATGACGCGGGGCTGCCTGCGAGCACTCCTGTGCGTGCTGCTTCTCGCGGCCAGCGGTTTCGCCCACGCCGTGTTGAGCGGCATGCCCGCACCGGTCGCGATCGCGCCGGGCGTGTATGCGTTGATCGGCGACAACGACGCGGTCGCGCCTGCGAATCACGGCATCGTGGCGAACAACGGCTTTATCGTCGGGACGGATGGCGTGACGGTGATTGATACTGGCTCGTCATACCGCTATGGCCGCGCGATGATCGAAGCGATCCGCAAGGTGACGCCGTTGCCGGTGAAGCTCGTCATCATCACGCATCAGGCGCCCGAGTTCGTGTTCGGCGCGGCCGCGTTCCGCGATGAAGGCGTGCCGATTCTTGCGCACGCGCGCGCAGCGCAATTGATTCGCGAACGCTGTTCGATCTGTCTCGCGAATCTGCGCAAGACGCTCGGCGAAGATGAGATGGCGGGCTCGCGCGTGACCGTGCCTGATCAGACCATCAACGGCACCACGGAAATCGAAAGCGGCGGGCGCAAGCTGCAACTGTTGCATTTCGGACCGGCAAGCACGCCGGGCGATCTTGCCATTCTCGACACGCAGACCGGTGTGCTCTTCGCGGGCGGACTTGTCTCGAACGGACGCATTCCCGAGTTGCGCAACGAGCAGATTTCCGGCTGGCTTGCCGCGCTGGAGAACCTGCGCGCGCTCGATCTCAAGACCGTGGTGCCCGGCTTCGGCGCGCCCTTGCGCGGCGAGGACATCATGCAGACGGGCGTCTATCTGCGCGAACTCGATGCATCGGTGAAGCGTGCGTACAAGAACGGCCTCGGACTGACCGAAGCGATGCATACGGTACAGGTGCCCGCGTTCACGAACTACAAGATCTATTCGATCGCGCAGCCGCAGAACGTGCAGCGCATCTATCTGCAACTGGAAAAGCAGTGA
- a CDS encoding EthD family reductase codes for MAHLIALYKNPTDTKAFDDYYASTHAPLAKTLPGLRSYEISAGPVAVASGDSPYHLVALLKFDSLEAIKTALGSPEGQKTAADLANFAQAGVELLMFDTKQA; via the coding sequence ATGGCCCATCTCATAGCGCTCTACAAGAACCCGACCGACACGAAGGCATTCGACGATTACTACGCATCCACTCATGCGCCGCTCGCGAAGACCCTGCCGGGGCTGCGAAGCTATGAGATCAGTGCGGGGCCGGTGGCCGTCGCATCGGGCGATTCACCCTATCATCTCGTTGCGCTGCTGAAGTTCGATTCGCTCGAAGCGATCAAGACCGCGCTCGGCTCGCCCGAAGGCCAGAAGACGGCAGCCGATCTCGCTAACTTCGCGCAGGCAGGCGTCGAGTTGCTGATGTTCGATACCAAGCAAGCCTGA
- a CDS encoding TetR/AcrR family transcriptional regulator: MARPRNFDEDSVLDAVADAFWTHGYDGVSTRDLVQYTGLTQPSLYNAFGDKRALFLRALDHYLEHTLRERIQRLESSLTPSRAITAFFREVIERSLSDEHRRGCMLVNAALGVSHEDEAFRELIAEEMSLMRAFFERCMKAGLKSGDIERVMSADAAATSLLAVLLGVRVLARVDPKPALLSGAVAPTLAMLKLPPLGSFAGKR; this comes from the coding sequence ATGGCGCGACCGCGCAATTTCGACGAGGACAGCGTGCTCGATGCTGTTGCCGACGCGTTCTGGACACACGGCTACGACGGCGTGTCCACGCGCGACCTCGTGCAGTACACGGGCTTGACGCAACCGAGCCTCTATAACGCTTTCGGCGACAAACGCGCGCTGTTTTTGCGCGCGCTCGATCACTATCTCGAACACACGTTGCGCGAGCGCATTCAACGGCTCGAATCGTCGCTGACGCCGTCCCGCGCTATCACCGCGTTCTTCCGCGAGGTTATCGAACGCTCGCTGTCCGACGAGCATCGGCGCGGCTGCATGCTGGTGAACGCGGCGCTCGGCGTGTCGCACGAGGACGAAGCGTTTCGCGAACTCATCGCGGAAGAGATGTCGCTGATGCGTGCGTTCTTCGAACGTTGCATGAAGGCGGGCCTGAAGAGCGGCGACATCGAACGCGTCATGTCCGCCGATGCCGCCGCGACCAGTCTGCTGGCCGTGCTTCTCGGCGTGCGCGTGCTCGCGCGCGTCGATCCCAAACCTGCGTTGCTGAGCGGCGCAGTCGCCCCGACGCTCGCCATGCTGAAGCTGCCGCCATTGGGCTCGTTTGCGGGCAAGCGCTAA
- a CDS encoding YbfB/YjiJ family MFS transporter, whose product MSDQTISAVRADQPSSLDARALFAILAGFCASLVAIGLARFAYTPLIPPLIEAHWFTSSQAVTLGAANFAGYFAGAVFGRAIANMLTNRHALRLLMAIVTAAFFGCAFPLSITWFFAWRFLSGLSGGAIMVLVATTILPHMPPARRGFASGMIFVGLGFGIAASGTLIPKLLHYGLHDTWIGLGVFSLVLTALAWFGWPAANPPAVTVSSATTHASQLGGARLRLLYAQYAANALGLVPVMILLVDCIARGYGRGADVGASYWVLYGIAAVFGPLICGNAGDRIGFGMAYRFVLLLQACAAVLLALSANAYAIGVATVALGVSTTGIVPLALGRVHELLPHDHTEQRAAWSRATSAFALCQALAGYGYSFLFSHTHNNYALIFACGAFALAMAFMADLVVNRKGRAYMVS is encoded by the coding sequence ATGTCAGATCAAACGATATCGGCCGTGCGCGCCGATCAACCTTCTTCACTCGATGCGCGCGCGCTGTTCGCGATACTGGCGGGCTTCTGCGCGAGCCTGGTCGCGATCGGACTCGCGCGCTTCGCTTATACGCCGCTGATTCCGCCGCTGATCGAGGCGCACTGGTTCACGTCGTCGCAGGCAGTGACGCTCGGCGCCGCCAATTTCGCGGGCTATTTCGCGGGCGCGGTTTTTGGCCGCGCGATTGCGAACATGCTCACGAACCGCCACGCGCTGCGTCTTTTGATGGCGATCGTGACGGCCGCGTTCTTCGGCTGCGCGTTTCCGTTATCGATCACATGGTTCTTTGCGTGGCGCTTTTTGTCGGGGCTGTCGGGCGGCGCGATCATGGTGCTCGTCGCGACGACGATCCTGCCTCACATGCCGCCCGCACGGCGCGGCTTTGCAAGCGGCATGATTTTCGTCGGGCTGGGCTTCGGCATTGCGGCATCAGGTACGTTGATTCCGAAGCTGCTGCATTACGGCTTGCACGATACGTGGATCGGTCTCGGCGTGTTCTCGCTCGTCCTGACCGCGCTCGCGTGGTTCGGCTGGCCCGCTGCGAATCCGCCGGCAGTCACGGTGTCATCCGCAACGACGCATGCAAGCCAGCTTGGCGGCGCGCGTCTGCGATTGCTGTACGCGCAGTATGCGGCGAATGCGCTCGGCCTCGTGCCTGTGATGATTCTGCTCGTCGATTGCATCGCGCGAGGCTATGGGCGCGGCGCCGATGTGGGCGCGAGTTACTGGGTGCTGTATGGCATCGCGGCGGTCTTCGGGCCGCTCATTTGCGGCAATGCGGGCGATCGCATCGGCTTCGGCATGGCCTATCGTTTCGTGCTTCTGTTGCAGGCGTGCGCGGCGGTGTTGCTGGCGTTGTCGGCGAATGCCTATGCGATCGGCGTGGCGACCGTCGCGCTCGGTGTTTCAACGACGGGTATCGTGCCGCTCGCGCTCGGTCGCGTGCACGAACTCCTGCCGCACGATCACACGGAGCAGCGCGCGGCGTGGAGCCGGGCGACATCGGCGTTTGCATTGTGTCAGGCGCTTGCGGGTTATGGCTATTCGTTCCTGTTCTCGCATACGCATAACAACTACGCGCTGATTTTCGCGTGCGGGGCGTTTGCGTTGGCGATGGCGTTCATGGCGGATCTTGTTGTGAATCGCAAGGGTAGAGCGTACATGGTTAGCTAG
- a CDS encoding Pr6Pr family membrane protein: MSNESSRSSRQESGLPLHAPSTASLAVAAAIAMIAWLAFAAQTDITIARLVNRGFTVFDGLARMTSYLTNLTVLLTALCFTCVATRAPFPLARFFRRPTVVTAVVVYIVFVGIAYNGLLRYLWTPSGYRALVNESLHTVVPALAALYWFLFVPRFHLSWRRCALWLVYPLSYLCITLWRGRLSDFYPYPFINVSELGYERVLLNAAMLVVAFIVLMSVFLVINHRREDLDVSDPEDEAGDSSSGGAE; the protein is encoded by the coding sequence ATGTCGAATGAATCTTCCCGATCGTCGCGGCAAGAATCCGGGTTGCCGCTACACGCGCCGAGCACGGCGTCGCTTGCGGTTGCGGCCGCCATCGCGATGATCGCGTGGCTCGCGTTCGCCGCGCAGACCGATATCACCATCGCGCGGCTGGTCAATCGCGGTTTCACCGTGTTCGACGGCCTTGCGCGGATGACCAGTTATCTGACGAATCTCACGGTGCTGCTGACCGCGCTGTGCTTCACGTGCGTCGCGACGCGCGCGCCCTTCCCGCTCGCGCGATTCTTTCGCAGGCCGACCGTCGTGACGGCGGTGGTCGTGTATATCGTGTTCGTCGGGATCGCGTATAACGGGTTGCTGCGCTATTTGTGGACGCCGTCGGGCTATCGCGCGCTCGTCAACGAGTCGCTGCATACGGTGGTGCCTGCGCTCGCGGCCTTGTACTGGTTTTTGTTCGTGCCGCGCTTTCATCTGTCATGGCGACGATGTGCGCTCTGGCTCGTCTATCCGCTGTCTTATCTTTGCATCACGTTATGGCGCGGGAGACTGTCCGACTTTTATCCTTATCCGTTCATCAATGTCAGCGAACTCGGCTATGAGCGCGTACTGCTGAATGCGGCGATGCTCGTCGTCGCGTTTATCGTGTTGATGAGCGTGTTTCTTGTGATCAACCATCGGCGCGAAGATCTGGATGTGAGTGATCCGGAGGATGAGGCGGGGGATTCGTCTTCTGGGGGCGCTGAGTAG